DNA sequence from the Augochlora pura isolate Apur16 chromosome 11, APUR_v2.2.1, whole genome shotgun sequence genome:
CATCGAACGATGCTGTCGACCGGCAGGAGCCGCGTTTTCCTTGTCCACGGTTCGTCGAacggatctctctctctctctctctctctctctctgctatCTCTCATTACTTTCGCGCGGAATTTATATCTCTCGGTCGCGCTTCCAATCGTCGTGCGTCAGGCTGATCGACAACGCGTTGATCTCCGTTacagtttaaccctttgcgaggTCGTGCGCCTGCTGTCAGCCACCGCAgccatttgtttgtttttttacaAGCCGTTTTGTTTGCCTTCgtttacatgaaattaaaacatacTAGCGCGCCCGCTGCATACACATCCGAAACACGGgaaaagaatgaataaattttacttttgcCTTCGTCATCGTCGCGTACGATGAAATTACTAGTCCGCTCAATGAAAATCGATTGACTATGTATAGGCTTGAAAAGGGGCGCAGgacgttaatatattttaatttcatttctaattatCGTCTCGGGTTTGCTGCGAGCACGTGCGCGTCGCTACGCAAATAGTCGAACATTGTAGCACGgtggaaatataaaactatgtTCCGTGGATGTCGTCGTCGGTCGAAATTGATCtttcgtatttcttttttttttcttaatacgGTACCATAGTCGAGATTTTGCGACACAGCTTTTGCGAAACGTTGAAGAGGTTCGGCGCCCACGGACGGCCATTAGAATTCCAGCAAAGTCGAAGCAATTGAATCGATTAAACCGAAACTGGAAAGCCGAGATTGACCGTGGCGGACGATGTTGGGATGTCTTTCGCGTGGGGGAAACCGTTCTGGTCGAATTCagatttattctattatttatttattatcgatggATGAATTGAAATCGATGCACTTTTTCTttggggaaaaagagagaaccatagagaaaaggaaagggccatagagaggaagagggagccatagagagaaaaagagagaaccatggagaaatagagaaaaccATAGAAGGAGAGAGCTttagaaagaaggagagaacCATTGAAAGGAAGAGAGCGccataaagagaaagaaaaagcgaaCCCTAAAGAACTACATATAGAGATAGCGTGCCGTTTTCACGTCGACTTCGTGGTGTTTTAGGCAATCGTGCCGCGCCGTATCGATCGTATTTCTTCGCGCTGTCGATAATGTTCTCACGAGTCCCTAATGGTGTGTACGTTCGTCATAGGTCGAGTCTCGATCGCCTTGAGATATCCGGTGGCAACTTGTTGATAAACGATTCTCGACAGGCGGCGTCGATTCTTCGGTTTGGAAGCACACTTCGCCGTGTTCCGCGAATTCCACGCGATCGTTGCACACGATACGGCAGACAATGATCCACCATGTGCCTCAATATCGTCACGGACCTATGTGTCGCGCCGGCGGACACAGTTTCTCTGAGAAAAGGTAGAACACACGATCGAGATTCGCTCGTGCGTCTTTTCCTTGGCGTATTTCGTCGACCGAGCTCGAAACGAGCTGTGCTACGCGCAGACGCGTTCTCGTGGACTCCCGAATTCGTAACGTGTGTGTCGGCaactatttttttcatttatttattcgttgatTCGGCAATTCCGGGCGATAAAATCTGTGGTTACGCAACAGaagtgaaattttttttaaagaattgtagTCGACCGCGAGCCGAATGGTAATGGCTAGGAATATGTATTCCTCGATTGCCTCAACTCTTCGCTTGCCCGCGGAGTTGTTGGACAGAgctttgttataaattgttccAGATTGATCAGTGGAAAGTTTCTTGTTCAAGTTGCTagattatttgattattagaTCATTCGATTATTAGATCACTCGATTATTAGATTATTCGATTATTAGGTGATTCAACCACTCAATTATTCCATTATCAGATCATTTAATTACATCGAGTTATTCAATTGTTCCGTCGTTCGGTGATTCGTTTATTGTTTCGTTAAATTGTCGGTTTACCACGTCGAGATTCTGCGGTCAGTGTCAACGGGTTGTCTCTTACGAGAGCCTCCGCGGAAGCAGCGGCCGCGGATCGAGTAATTTTTCGGGACGCGGTTCTCGCGCGGAACAGTTATATCATCGTTGCCGAGGATAATGGAAAtcatgaaaaagaaagcaGCTTTCTATCGGATGCCGAGCATCAAGAAGTTTTTCTTGCAACGAACTCGAAAATAGACGAGGAAAAAGAACAAAGTGCGCGGGGCGCGCGTTGCATAAACGCGCGGCACCGGTTGTAACGCCGGGGTCCGTTACATCACTTCCGCGCCTCCATTCATGCCTCCACGCCGGTATAGTATTTCGCCTCTGgacgtttatgcaaattacgCATCTTCGCGCGCGTCCAccttataaaaaaaaaaaaaaaccggcgCGCAGGACATTGACAGAAGTTTGCTGCCGATTACGAACGCGATATCACCGGCTGACATAAGTGCCCGTGCGGATCGCACGCGTAACTGTAAACAATTTACCGTACACGGGTGCTTCCGATCCGGTGCGATCGGAACGCCGACGGTGAACGGACGTCAAATCCTATTGCGATCGGGATAATATTACTGCGATTTTCTTACATGTGTTTTGAGTAATTTGAAGAAtctaagaaatttaatttctcaattatttgttaacgAAGGTTTTGCATCTGTACgtcgtaataaaaatgtttgaataaattagagTGACGATTCAATGAATTACTCAGAAATGTGCGTTGGGGCTGGCAAACGATTTCtgataacaataaaatccGGCCGAACTAGAACGCCGATTAAAAAGGCAGATTCGATTGCGATGAGGATCGATAAACATTTCCGGGTTCAGCTTCAGCCCGATAAAGAGCGAGAGTTATATCATTCGACGTCTGGTTTCGATAAATCGACTCGTCGAAATCTGACGTATATCAGTGTTTCCATGGTCTCTAACCTGTCTAAAAAGAAGGAGGGGGTGGCGGCAGAGGTGTAGGAGGGAATCGCGATGACGTCGGGGGTAGGCGAGAGAGGCGGTAGAATTAATTCTGCGTGACGCGTGTTTGTCGGACGACGCTAATCCCGCTCCTCATTtttttcatctctctctctctctgtttccaGCTGAGTAAAAGCAGCGGTCGCGGGTGGCCCGAGATGAATCTGGCAGAAATTAAATCCATTCGCAGCTCGCTTGGAAAAACCCGGAACGGCGTGAACGTGTGCCAGTTTTCGTTCTGTCTATTGAGAAGTCGTCTGTTCCCCGATCTCTGAGCGAGATTCTCTTCTTCCACGCTGTACAGTTCGCGAGAAGAGAGCAGGCAGAAAAGGGATAAAAGTATACGGAGGACCCGTATCGAGACcaaagacaaaaaaaaagcCGAGGAGAGAACGCGCGGAGTAACCGGAAGAAGCGGCTATTTTCTGATCTCGAATCCGGTGGAGAGACGCAGGTCGAGGAAGAAAAGGGACAAGAAAATAGACACGGGAGAAAGCGAGAGGAGGAACAAGAAGCAGGCTGCTTGATAGCGGGAGCGCGCCCAAGGAGAAGCTTTCTACGGGCCCGCCGTTACTAGAGAGGAAAGTAATTAAGGATTATTTCGTTTCGCTGTGAAAGAAGAGTGGAGAGAAACGACAAAATGAGCACAATGACCAGCACCCCATCCTCGTCCGTGAAGGACTTCTACAGGGATAGGTCTGTCTTTATCACAGGCGGCACCGGTTTCATGGGCAAAGTACTTGTCGAGAAATTGCTTAGATCATGTCCCGGtatcaagaatatttatttgctgATGAGACCGAAGAAAGGACAGGACGTTCAGCAGAGGTTGCGGGAGTTGTTGAATGGACCGGTAAAGATCGTTTTTTCCAGCGTAGGATATTCTTTACTATGTAATGCTAAGGATAAGAGAACGTAgtctttgtaaatatttataatcagaCGTGTTTTTATAgtacattgtaaatattatagtattttagaGTTCATTGAACTTTCTCGTGAAAAATTccgtaacaaaataataattagcttCGTTTccaatatttgtattatacaatactattATACATTAGCTAAGAATTGAATAGGATGGATGATTTAcctaaaatttgattaatcgtGTGCTTGAAATTTGTTCAGCTGTTCGAGAAGCTGCGACGGAACGCTCCGAACGAGCTTTCGAAGATCATTCCCGTTTCCGGGGACATAACGGAACACCAATTGGGAATCTCGGAAGCCGATCAAGATATGTTGATACGATGCGTATCTGTCGTTTTCCACTCGGCCGCCACTATAAAATTCGACGAGGCGCTCAAGCTTTCCGTTACCATCAACATAATCGGTACTAAGCAGCTCTTAAATCTGTGCCATCGCATGGACAACCTGGTGGTAAGATTTGTTTCCCTCTTCACCCTTTTTTTTTACGCTGCCTCGCGTCTCCCGCTCGTTGTTCCAGCATTACCTGCACGCAACcgttgtattttttttattattcatatctCTACTCATGTAATTCAGCAAAAGCCTCGATCAAGAACAGAACCAATTAGGTCAATTAGGGTAATTGTCACGCGCCAACTGTTCCGCGAAACCGAATCGAACCTCGCTTTGGTATTGTTAAAACATGAAACGTTCGTTTCTAGGCCCTGATCCACGTGTCGACGGCGTACTGCAACTGCGACCGCAGGGACGTCGCCGAGGAGATTTATCCTGTCGCCGCCGAGCCGGAAGACGTGATCGCGTTGACGAGGATCATGGACGCCAGGATGGTGGACGATATCACGCCGACTCTGATAGGCAAACGGCCGAACACTTACACGTTCACCAAAGCCCTGACCGAGAGGCTATTGCAGTCGGAGTCCGGTTGCTTACCGATTGTGATAGTGAGACCTTCCATCGTGTTGTCCTCGCTGAAGGAGCCGGTATCTGGATGGGTGGACAACTGGAACGGCCCGACCGGAATTATAGCCGCCGCCGGCAAAGGTTTCTTCAGGTACAGTGAACCTACGGACAGGTTGATTCTCGGGAATGCTCTACCACCTGCTGATCGGTGCcacttttttttccaccgcgaCGATGACGCGTAGTAGATGAACGAACAAAAAAAGTCTGAGCAATACACAGGGTGTCTCAGATGTCTGCGTTGATTCTGTGGAAGATTTTATGTAACTTTTCCCTTAGGAAAAACGTTGACATCGGCTttattaacgagttattaattaaacactTGGCAAACTCTAGACGGCGTTAGTTAAGCTTAGCAGctagtgttaaataatctCCCTTCCTTATAGTCATAGGTCAGATTATTGACGATGATGTATGGTTATTCGCAGGAGTATGCTGTGTCACGAGGACAAGGTCGCAGATTTGGTGCCGGTTGACATAGTGATCAACTTGATGATCTGCGCGGCATGGAGGACCGCGACGAATCGCACTAAAACGATCCCGATCTACAATTGTTGTACAGGTCAACAGAACCCGATCACTTGGAGACGGTTCGTTGAGCTGATGTTCAAATTCACCCGGATGCACCCGCCGAACGACGTGATTTGGTATCCGGGGGGCCAATGCCGCACCAACCCTGTGGTGAACAAAATGTGCACGCTGTTCCAGCACATGATACCGGCACATATTTTAGACTTCCTCCTGCGACTGAGGGGCAAGCAGCCGATCATGGTCGGTATACAAACGAAACTCCACAAAGCGACGCAATGCCTCGAGTACTTCAGCACGCAGCAGTGGAACTTCAGGGATGATAACGTTCGACGATTAGGTAAAGAACTTAGCCCCGAGGACCGACAAACCTTCCCATTCGACGTCCAAGAAATCGACTGGCCGACATATTTGGAACATTATATACTTGGGATTCGACACTTCGTTCTGAAGGAGAGCCCGGACACGCTACCCGCTGCTCGTTCATATATTAGAAAGTAAGCGGCCATTCGCGCCATGCCTCGAGCTCTGCGAAAGTTGATGTTCTCTATAGatgctttattattaatttttctgtttcagatTATATTGGATTCACAAAACAATTGAATTCGGACTGCTATTGGTAGTGCTGCGTTTGCTGTTTCTGCGCAGTTCCGTGACCCGAACTGCATGTTTTTCACTGCTGTCTATCGTGTTACGCATGTGCCGTATGATTGTTTGACGGCGCAGAACCGTTGCCAAGAATCGCGAGAAGCGTCTTAAGAAACACAAGTTAACCGTAAAGCATAATTTAAAGGTGCGGATTGTCCTTCGACTTCACTGCTCGGCGTATCCGACGACAAATCGCTATGTTCACACATCCCATGGGTTGGCCTTTTTGATGTTTCTATTTGTTCGTAAGTAAATTAGCGTTCGGTAGAAGTGTAATTCTGCAAGGTGTGTCGgttgtttaaagaaaataaaaaaaagagcaaaacgttttaagaaagaacgaaaaaaaGGTGGATATAAACAAGACAAAGCAGAGTCGAAAAAGctgaaaaaaagagaaaccaAAACGTGTACCCGACAAGCTTCCGAaacatttattgtaaaaatccTTTGTTACTTCGAAAGTTGTCCCTTCGACGAGAGTACAAGGGACCTTCCTTTCTTTCGATCGCGATGAATCTCGCGTCCGTCGTCTTCTTGTTCGAGACAGCATCCGGGAAGAGGAGGACAGAGAAAGAAGGTTCTTCTTTAATCGACCGTTTCTTATGTAACGCGTTTTTGATGCCATCAAAGCGTTTCGTTCATGAACATCGATTTTTTGCATATCGTCGATTTGTAATGACGCAACGTTAGGGATATTCGGACTTCCCTTGACGTTCGTCTCGGTATTGTTTTTGCGGTAGCATCGCACATCGCCACTGTGAGACGAGTACGACGAACTCCGTGAGCCGGCAGTCTAACAACTGCTCGAACATATATTTGACCTACTTTGTTAATTTGCAATATCGAACATATTTCATTGAGCTTTTTGTAAATGATGTTCTCGTGGCCTGGTTTGCTTAACGAACGAAAAATGAGATCAGTGTTTTTACTATTCAGCAGGACCGTCTGTTCTGCGTTGCAAAAATTCTTCCGCTCTTTGGTCCGATAATAAACGTTGTGTAACTTGTGTGGCGTTCCAATGCTTAAAACCGATTTCCCGTGACTTCTTGATCGTCGACACATGGTTTTACCATATTCCGTTTCCGATGACACACGTCCTGTTACTTTGTTTTTTGCCAAATAAGAAATATGGTGAACCCaggtttaatattaattgtagaaataaatcgaatgcgttagtataaaagtatatatataatatatataatatagtatatatatataatatatatatatttatgtgtatgtaaatgtattttaacatggccaaaaattttaatgcCTGCTGACTTCCTTCCCtttctcataatttttatggaatacgTTAAGTGATACTGTAAACTGCGCGCTCAGGGcattttaatcctttcgaAAAATGGATTCCCAAAGGATAGTTCTTGGAGTgaattttttcacaatttaatataacacaaTACTGTAATACAAAAGAAAGGATTAAATGTTTGCCCTGAGATCAAATCCTTCCGAGTCTATCACCGAACAGTCTTTAAATCCCTAGTCACAACTTTCTTGTAAACGCGGATACATTTGTTTCCAAACTGCAGGTACGTTTGTCCATGGAAGAAGTAATGTGTCCGTTTTCTAGACTCGAAAGGATCcttttggaaaattgaaatgccGGCTAGAGGAGCTACAAAATTCGTCGTGCCTTTTTGTTGTCGCTATCcgatattttctttgttcatTTACATTGCGACGTGAGATACATAGACGGATATTCAACTATGTTTCGTGTATAGGATATGTACGTTTGATCTAATCGGTTTCACCATTGACGAATCGGAATTTCTAAAAGTGTTAACTTTTATTGTGTAATCGTTATTCTTTAAGCTAGTAGTATAAATAAGGAATttgtaaaaagaagaagactTCATAAAATACTAGTGTAGCAAACATTTTGGAGTTTTAAGTATGGtgtgcaataattaaaaattgtacgtaTCTATATGTTACATTTGACGTCAATATTGCTTCCTTTATTTTAATGGTAACTCTAGCTCTAgaattataatcaaaattacACCAGCGTGTCACTTGGTTTGTTGTTGGTGAAACTAAAAACCAAATTTAAGGGAATGTCCTTAGCGCGTCCGCCATTTTCAACGAACAATTGCGGCGTTACCAACACACCCAGGTGCACCATTGCCTGCATTTAATGTTTTCCAAAAAAACTGCCACCGTAAGGCAACACACACAGTGAATAGAATCATTCGTCAACAGGGACGTTAAAACGTTCGCCATAAAAGTAAGGGAAGAGAAAATATCACTACGTATCTTACGCGTATAATGGTCATAGAGTTATTGACGCAGAAATTTTGAAGGCATTGGCAACTTATCTTTATCTTCCGGTCAAGTTCTTCGCACGTAATGTAATTGTTAGTAGGCGGCTCATCGACCAAAGTGACGAGATTGGCCGAACTTAGAATCGTTAGGCGAAGAGGAGACAAATTTGTAAATACGAGTTATTGATATTAACGAGGAgaacgattttatataatataattcgtgCATCCATTTTCATGACTCATTCGTGTGTATTAGAGTTTGTCCAACGCATGTTTTCGCCACTGTATcccgatatatatatatatacatatatattttaccgCAGCGTCCTATGTACAGTACACattccaatatttatttaataagtcACGGATATTTGATCACATATCTAGGAATCCGTCAAAAATCTAGACGCTCAAACGCAAGAAGCTTTTACTCGTAAACTCTCTACGAAAATTTATGATACAGGTCTCGATCTTCTTTCATATGCCAACCGGACTGCGGAACTTTATGCGGATTTAGAATACTCTGTATTTATCTGACAATGAAATTTATCGAGGTGTGCCAAATTATTACGCTGAAGCGTTTGTGATACAACGCTTAGAAATCTAACGTAagataatattcaaattaaaatcaattcgcTGAAActtaaacagaaaaatgacCTATCGAGGGAGGACAACTTTGCGAAGAGATAAAGAACCATACTCCTTCGCTCACGCTTCTAATCCGTATCTATAAAATCGTTGACGAGGCAAACGTAACAAGCATACCCTATAAATGCATAGATTCCGCAGTCCTACAATAAAAAACGAGTTACTCATAATTTCAGTGATCCGTGAAATGCGTGTAACGTTATTAATCAAGTGAATCAAACTATGTAATGTATCTTATACAGAGTGTTTCGTTTAGCTTAACCATTTACAGAGTATTCGAGAAAGGAATTTCTAACATTACCGCACAGTATGTTCGATAATTCTTggctattaagaaaaaatatatgaaaggATTATTGAAGAAATTCGAACGtagattcatttatttctcaaaACCGTAACATTCTGTGCACTGTTCTCAAACACTTTCCTACATTTTCTTGTGATGGTTaggacaaaaaaaaagaagaagaacacTCTATATGATTTACCAGCATACTTTATACGCACCCGGAAGAATTAGTCAGGGTGAAGTTTTTTTTCGATACGATATCGATGCATGTCCGCACTTATGCTACATTTCTAATGTCACTAGTCATACGCAATGAAACGTGGAAAACCGGCCAAGCGATAAACGTGTAATGTTTTTCAGTGTCCCCTGGTATATTTATAAGTGTTTCCACGATGGATATACGTTTTCgctgatatttatttcgcattgAACTTTGAAAACGTGTGACCGAAAGTTTTCCCCCCTCCGCAGGGCATTACATTTCCGACAAGCGATATTTACATGCAAATAACTCTATCGTTTCGACAAATATATTCCTTAAAATTCTTAACGTATCGACATTAGAACTCTATCGAAAATTTTGCTTCTCcgatgcatttttcatttcaaacaGTTAGCTTATTGGCTTCCGAACTTTTGTCTTCTACTTTCGTGGCTAATTGACAATAAAATCACTAATTTAATGCGCGACaagcaaatgaaaaaaaaatcgttgatTATATATTCGAGTTATATTGCTGGCTGAAATTGTCATCTAACGAGAACCCTCTTCTTAGTACAAGCCTCTTCACTAAACCCTTTTCTTCCGAACGGGACACTATATCAAACCCTTGCACATTCAAATGACTAAATCTAtcgaataacaatatattttctttctaatcGCTAGCACGATGGTCAAGgaaaattgttagaatatCGACTtcaaatggaaaatggaaaaaagatTCTCatattcgaaatataatttagggGCATGCTGCGACTTTGGAATAGTCACTTATATGCTTCGAGAACAGTTATTATCTTTGACgcgaattaaaagaattatgaaaaaattcacATGGTCAACGAGGGGTGTTCGACTAATCGAAAAATATCTTCGCTCTTTGACGTGATCCGAGTGCTGAACGCTGTCAGTATAGCAATTGCGTTTTATGCTACATGTTGCCTGTGCCTTTAAGATGATTAAGTCGTGATCCATTCTTCAACCCACctataattttcgtttctatcaTGGTCACAACACGTTCCCTATGATTCAGTCGACCTGTATATTTCTGAATTCGAACGGGCTTCCTTTTTGACTATTATTTCGCGATCCATCAAATGCTGCCAATACACAATAAGAGAGCACCCGCAAGGAAGTGtgcgagagagtgagagcaagaaagaaagggagagagagagaaacagagaacaaGTTGAGGGCAGTCGATTAATGCCgtaaagaaatgataaaactaattattatttagcgcTAGggataaaagaagaagaaaacaatgaaagaaaAGGGTTAGCGCTACTGAAGGTCACCACCTGCTAGTCTCGTCTGTATCGTTATTCGGTTACACAATGCATACaaggaaacaatatttaatataatcgatttaattaacattatactgtactacttataaattacattaaaaacaatgaaCCATCGCAAATGAATCTTTTACCATGTCCCTTTGGAACACAGAATTCATGGAAAAGTACGAACACGTCGTGAGGATTGAAATATGGAAAGTggcgaaattgtttcgaacaaTCATCTGAAAATCATTAACATATTTCTATAATGATGTTTTCTTATCTATAGTATGTTGTAGCTTTCGAATCATAAAACGCGCCGTAATGCGATCGAGGTGTAGAGAATGCTCGAATCACGCTAAGAAGCTTGTATTTCTGAAATATCGACAATGCCGAGTGCGACACGAAAATGACGATGGAACCATGAACTTTCGTGAATTATCGATATCGTCGATAATTCAGAACAGTGGTCGGAATGTTGCGTTCTGCGAGGCATCTTGTAACGATTTTAAGTACATGGCGGAGTCGCCAAAGTGATTCCCGTTCTCGATAGATGGCGCGACGAAGCTACAGAGATCTGagtcgaaaaaaaaaccgtgtTCGATCGGATAGTAACGAGCACTCCTCGGTAGCAAGAAAAGATAACGATTGGAATGGACCAAGAAAGATAAGCATCGTTCGGCGaagataaaacatatttttcctGCCACAAATTCATGAAGTTCGCTTCATCGATGAATGGATccattttttcatttcgccATGTAACGTCAAAGTACATCGTTCTGTTTCCTCCCACGCGTCCACAGTCGAACAACATCGCCGAAGAAAATACTACAAAAGCAATTAGCTAAATGtctattgtttaataaaaggGTCAGCTTGCTTATATTACTTCCTTTTTAGGTAcaacgtttattaaaatacgcaCACTATACCGTAGAAACACAACTCTCTTCCTTCCATACAAAACTTTACAActtaaatattacacattgaaccatataatttgttttagaCTTGTTTTAgattcgaatttttgtttcccgaGCGGAAAGGTCGATTCCTTGTATGGAAACAAATAGAAAGTAAACAAACGTAGGAGCTCGGTAAGATTTACATGTTTGTTTTGATCAATGGTTTTCAGTCGAAGCCGCGATCGTGTGATCGTGCGATTAATGGCAATCACGTGATTGATGCGATCGGTACGTATACATGAAAGCAACAGCTGAATGACAATTAAGTTAATGAAAACGTTTCGAATGTTTAGGAACCTGTGGAAGAAGAAGCTCGTATCGCGCGCCGCTTCCACTTGAATGGTAAAAGCGAGAAAACGATCGTTTGCGCTGCACGGACACGCTCCGTAACACGGTGCCATAGTGCCGTTCATTGATTGCGCTTGTCCGGTGCCATATTCCACGCTCCGGTCCGTCGTGTTTATTGCGCAAGACCTGATCATCCGAGTTTCGCCATTTTTGTTGGCCATTCGACAGTCCTGACGAAAACGGCTATAACCTGGCTGTGGCTTTTACTGGCTAGCACGACCGCCGCTGGATATCGATATACATCTCGACTGAGACTGAAAACCGACGACCGCGGTTCCGTTCTCTCGATCGTCGCTCGAGATCTTTCAGCTTCGCATTTTGCTTTGTCtctttactttttctttttgcaaaacCGTATTTACGTCCATATGTAATGCAACCGTATTCGTTCGTTCCAGCGAACTTGGTGGAACAGACTTGTGTGTGAATAACACGTGAGTATTGTTTGCTTTTTGATCACCTACCTTTCTTTGGTCGCGATCGATGGGCCCGGAGATGGacttataaaattgattggcACGGAACCGTGTAGAGAATTGAATGGCAGAAGAATTGATAGACTCGTATGTTTGTGGTTGTATGAAATCGCATGCACGCGTATACGTGTTCTTGTTATTCTTGAAATACATTTCTGGCCACATTGGAGTTAAAATAGCGAGAAAGTTGATACTCTCAGAAACTACTTAACACGCGTTGATATAGCTTGCATcgtggattttatatatatacagtgtGAGATACAAATATTCGTATTTGAAGAATATGAAATCGCGTTATGATagtagttattttaaaatatggaGACTCGTAAATGTTTGCATTAATTAGTCATAGTTCAAACATAGAATCAATATGTTGATTACACGATTAATATACACGATTACAATagatcgtataaaataataataaagtagacGAATACTTGTAtaagaaaattgcataaaaataaatcgatgaaaGTGAAATAGAAGGCAATGCAGATTACGTTttgtatacaaataataatttctgctGGAATAATAACTTCTACTGTTATGGTccgaaatgaataatattgtgACTTCTCTCGAAGTAAATCGAGGCATCCGCGAGTATGtgtttacaaatatttgttgcacTTCGCGGTAGAAAGACggcaaagaaaattgtttcgcgacGGAATACCAGGCACGCTGAAATTTCTAGCACGCACGATTTCTGTGGTTCTATAGACCGCTGTTCATCTCTCCGTACCATGCTATTTTTGGATCGTGCATAGGTACGGAGACGTTTAAACGATTTCACAGTAATAGAAGCTCGGCAGACAGATGCAATTGCGAAAATCATGGCGGGCGTATATCGTCGTTCAGGATATGCAGATTGCGCGAATCTCTAATCAACGAGGCATCCCGTCACGATTAATTGGCTAACGTTAAAACAACCGAATGTCAATCATTCTTCTAAGTTTGTACTCTTGGGCATTTCGCTCTCGTGGAAATTACGACGTTGACTTTAACATTCGAGTCACATTCGAATCGTATAAATTACGGTTGTCATCTTACCATTAATTTATATGCGTCGAGGTTGAAATAAATCAAGTAGATTTTCCGACGTTCTCACATAACATTACATTtgttatatacttttt
Encoded proteins:
- the LOC144476835 gene encoding putative fatty acyl-CoA reductase CG5065, with the translated sequence MSTMTSTPSSSVKDFYRDRSVFITGGTGFMGKVLVEKLLRSCPGIKNIYLLMRPKKGQDVQQRLRELLNGPLFEKLRRNAPNELSKIIPVSGDITEHQLGISEADQDMLIRCVSVVFHSAATIKFDEALKLSVTINIIGTKQLLNLCHRMDNLVALIHVSTAYCNCDRRDVAEEIYPVAAEPEDVIALTRIMDARMVDDITPTLIGKRPNTYTFTKALTERLLQSESGCLPIVIVRPSIVLSSLKEPVSGWVDNWNGPTGIIAAAGKGFFRSMLCHEDKVADLVPVDIVINLMICAAWRTATNRTKTIPIYNCCTGQQNPITWRRFVELMFKFTRMHPPNDVIWYPGGQCRTNPVVNKMCTLFQHMIPAHILDFLLRLRGKQPIMVGIQTKLHKATQCLEYFSTQQWNFRDDNVRRLGKELSPEDRQTFPFDVQEIDWPTYLEHYILGIRHFVLKESPDTLPAARSYIRKLYWIHKTIEFGLLLVVLRLLFLRSSVTRTACFSLLSIVLRMCRMIV